Part of the Sinomonas atrocyanea genome is shown below.
CCGGGCACGGATTCGACGGGCGGGAGGGCCATGGAACTGCCCGGCTTCCTCTACGGCTTCTACGAGCGCCACCTCCAGCGCTCGCTGAGCCCGGACAGCGTTCCCGGCCACATCGGCGTCATGGTGGACGGCAACCGGCGCTGGGCCCGCCAGTTCAATGCCCCCACGAGCCAGGGGCACCGCGCCGGCGCGGACAAGATCCACGAGTTCCTCGTCTGGTGCCGCGAGCTCGGCGTGCGCGTCGTGACCCTCTACATGCTCTCGACCGACAACCTCAACCGCTCGAGCGACGAGCTCGCCGAGCTGACGGAGATCATCGCCGACACCCTCGACCGGCTCGACGAGGACCCCTCCGTGTCCGTGCATGCCATGGGCGCCCCCGAGATCCTCCCCGACCACCTCGCAGAGCGCCTCGCGCGCCTCACCGCGAAGCCCAGCCCCTCCGAGCCGCTGCACGTCAACGTCGCGGTGGGCTACGGCGGCCGGCGGGAGATCGTCGACGCGGTGCGCGACCTGCTGCGCGACGCCCTCGCCCGGGGCGAGGACATCGCCGAGCTGGCGGACCGCCTCGACGTCGACGACATCTCCCGCTTCCTCTACACCGCGGGCCAGCCGGACCCCGACCTCGTGATCCGCACCTCGGGCGAGCAGCGGCTCTCGGGCTTCCTCATGTGGCAGAGCGCCTACAGCGAGTTCTACTTCTGCGAGGCCCTCTGGCCGGCCTTCCGCAAGGTCGACTTCCTGCGGGCCCTGCGCGACTACGCGGGGCGGCAGCGCCGCTTCGGCGCCTAGCCGGGGATTCCCACACCGGGCGCCTGGGCCGGGGCGTGGACCGGGATCGGCCAGCCGAGGACGGCCTTCGGCCGAGGCCTCGCGAACGTGCGGACCTTCGACGTCGTGAGCCC
Proteins encoded:
- a CDS encoding isoprenyl transferase, whose amino-acid sequence is MELPGFLYGFYERHLQRSLSPDSVPGHIGVMVDGNRRWARQFNAPTSQGHRAGADKIHEFLVWCRELGVRVVTLYMLSTDNLNRSSDELAELTEIIADTLDRLDEDPSVSVHAMGAPEILPDHLAERLARLTAKPSPSEPLHVNVAVGYGGRREIVDAVRDLLRDALARGEDIAELADRLDVDDISRFLYTAGQPDPDLVIRTSGEQRLSGFLMWQSAYSEFYFCEALWPAFRKVDFLRALRDYAGRQRRFGA